From a single Pseudomonas sp. A34-9 genomic region:
- a CDS encoding DUF3565 domain-containing protein, producing METALLAAISMGRDLLHKNIERPSLAKQTRESEHNPDKRVSTIAGFHQDEEGHWVAELSCGHTQHLRHQPPWQSRAWVLDPAQRIEKIGQPFACGWCAQGSVNDNLGD from the coding sequence ATGGAGACAGCCTTATTGGCGGCGATCAGCATGGGGCGAGACCTTTTGCATAAGAATATAGAAAGGCCAAGTTTAGCGAAGCAAACGCGCGAAAGCGAACACAACCCGGACAAACGGGTTTCGACGATCGCAGGCTTCCATCAAGACGAAGAAGGCCATTGGGTGGCCGAGCTTTCCTGTGGGCACACCCAACACCTGCGCCATCAGCCGCCCTGGCAATCACGTGCCTGGGTGCTCGACCCGGCGCAACGTATTGAAAAAATAGGCCAACCCTTTGCCTGCGGTTGGTGCGCACAAGGCTCGGTTAACGATAACCTTGGCGACTGA
- a CDS encoding acyltransferase, whose translation MLDFLPAPLRGVIAALLLALNTILLCSFLFCVALIKVLPFDLARRASLWLMSHTHEAWISNNKGWMNLVRRTRWHVSGLQGLDYQHSYLITSNHQSWVDILVLQYVLNRRIQPLKFFLKQELIWVPVIGLAWWALGFPFMKRYSKAYLAKHPEKKGKDLETTRKTCAKFRNNPVGIFNFVEGTRFTEGKHAQQQSPFKYLLKPKAGGIAFVLDAMGEQLESIVNVTIHYPAGRPGFWDLLCGNVRDVVVHFEELKIPQQFIGKNYDQDGEYRLQFQGWINQLWLDKDALLEQMHREYPSV comes from the coding sequence ATGCTGGATTTTCTACCTGCACCGTTGCGCGGCGTGATCGCCGCGCTGCTGTTGGCACTCAATACGATTCTGCTGTGCTCGTTTCTGTTCTGCGTGGCGCTGATCAAAGTGCTGCCGTTCGACCTCGCCCGGCGGGCTTCGCTCTGGTTGATGAGCCATACCCACGAGGCATGGATCAGTAACAACAAGGGCTGGATGAACCTGGTCCGGCGTACGCGCTGGCACGTCAGCGGGCTGCAAGGCCTCGACTATCAGCACTCGTATCTGATCACCAGTAACCATCAGAGCTGGGTCGATATTCTGGTGTTGCAATACGTGCTCAACCGCAGGATTCAGCCGCTGAAGTTCTTCCTCAAGCAGGAGCTGATCTGGGTGCCGGTGATCGGTCTGGCCTGGTGGGCGCTGGGCTTTCCGTTCATGAAGCGCTACTCCAAGGCATACCTGGCCAAGCACCCGGAGAAGAAAGGCAAAGACCTGGAAACTACCCGTAAGACTTGCGCGAAGTTTCGCAATAACCCGGTGGGGATTTTCAACTTCGTTGAAGGCACGCGCTTCACCGAAGGCAAGCATGCGCAGCAGCAATCGCCGTTCAAATACTTGCTCAAACCGAAGGCTGGCGGGATTGCCTTTGTGCTGGATGCGATGGGCGAACAGCTGGAGTCGATCGTCAATGTGACGATTCACTACCCGGCCGGGCGTCCGGGGTTCTGGGATCTGCTGTGCGGCAATGTGCGCGATGTGGTGGTGCACTTTGAAGAGCTGAAAATTCCGCAGCAATTCATTGGCAAGAATTACGACCAGGATGGTGAGTATCGCTTGCAGTTTCAGGGCTGGATCAACCAGCTGTGGCTGGATAAAGACGCGTTACTGGAACAGATGCACCGCGAATATCCTTCCGTATGA
- a CDS encoding DUF1244 domain-containing protein — protein sequence MTDQQRLELEAAAFRRLVAHLDSRKDVQNIDLMNLAGFCRNCLSKWYKAEADERQIEVSLDDAREVVYGMPYAEWKAQYQQEANADQQAAFAKGKTHE from the coding sequence ATGACTGATCAACAACGCCTCGAACTCGAAGCCGCCGCCTTCCGCCGGCTGGTCGCCCACCTGGACAGCCGCAAGGACGTGCAGAACATCGACCTGATGAACCTCGCCGGGTTCTGCCGCAACTGCCTGTCGAAGTGGTACAAGGCCGAAGCCGACGAGCGCCAGATCGAGGTCAGCCTAGATGATGCCCGCGAAGTGGTTTACGGCATGCCGTACGCCGAGTGGAAAGCCCAATATCAGCAAGAAGCCAACGCCGACCAGCAAGCGGCGTTCGCCAAAGGAAAAACCCATGAGTGA
- a CDS encoding glycosyltransferase family 1 protein: MASADTEVMTTALHITLISETFPPEINGVANTLGRLCDGLRARGHQVELVRPRQAGDPQRSEDDALLLCRGWPLPGYPGLQWGQSSMHKLLRRWKRQRPDVLYIATEGPLGLSALRAARRLGISVVSGFHTNFQQYTSQYGLGLLTRMLTHYLRWFHNRSAMTLVPSVSQRLELERRHFERLALLSRGVDSQLFHPSKRLNALREQWGLSEQDIAVIHVGRLAPEKNLGLLKRCFEKLRDTYPQRNLKLIVVGDGPQRLALEKDLPGAIFCGSQRGEALAAHYASGDVFLFPSLTETFGNVVLEALASGLGVVAYDQAAAAQHIRHGYNGVLAMPGDEEAFCDAAAWLLEEDEALRCVRLNARQHASRQGWPAVIEQFEKHLRGACVGEQVVPNAQTLP, translated from the coding sequence ATGGCCTCAGCCGACACTGAGGTCATGACGACAGCTCTACATATCACTCTGATCAGCGAAACCTTCCCACCGGAAATCAACGGGGTGGCCAATACCCTTGGCCGCTTGTGCGATGGACTGCGCGCGCGTGGCCACCAAGTGGAACTGGTGCGACCGCGTCAGGCCGGCGATCCGCAGCGCAGTGAGGATGATGCGCTGCTGCTGTGTCGGGGCTGGCCGCTGCCGGGGTACCCGGGGCTGCAATGGGGACAGTCGTCGATGCACAAACTGCTGCGGCGCTGGAAGCGCCAGCGTCCTGACGTCTTGTACATCGCCACGGAAGGCCCGCTCGGGCTGTCGGCGCTGCGTGCGGCGCGGCGTTTGGGGATATCCGTGGTCAGCGGGTTTCACACCAACTTCCAGCAGTACACCAGCCAGTATGGGCTCGGTCTGCTGACGCGGATGCTCACGCATTACCTGCGCTGGTTCCACAATCGCTCGGCCATGACTCTGGTGCCGAGCGTCAGCCAACGACTGGAACTGGAGCGGCGCCATTTCGAGCGCTTGGCGCTGTTGTCGCGCGGTGTCGACAGCCAGTTGTTTCATCCGAGTAAACGGCTGAATGCCTTGCGTGAGCAATGGGGCCTGTCCGAGCAGGACATTGCGGTGATTCACGTAGGACGACTCGCACCGGAGAAAAACCTTGGCCTGCTCAAACGCTGCTTCGAAAAACTGCGGGACACTTACCCACAGCGCAATCTGAAACTGATCGTCGTCGGCGACGGGCCGCAACGGCTAGCCCTGGAAAAGGATTTGCCCGGGGCGATTTTCTGCGGCTCACAGCGGGGTGAAGCGTTGGCGGCGCACTATGCATCCGGGGATGTCTTTCTGTTTCCGAGCCTTACCGAAACCTTTGGCAATGTCGTGCTGGAAGCGCTGGCGTCGGGACTGGGTGTGGTGGCTTACGACCAGGCTGCGGCGGCGCAGCATATCCGCCATGGTTACAACGGCGTGCTGGCGATGCCCGGTGATGAAGAGGCGTTTTGCGATGCTGCTGCGTGGTTGCTGGAGGAGGATGAGGCGTTGCGTTGCGTGCGTTTGAATGCGCGGCAACATGCGAGTCGCCAGGGTTGGCCGGCGGTTATCGAACAGTTTGAAAAGCATTTGCGTGGGGCGTGTGTGGGGGAGCAGGTTGTCCCGAATGCGCAGACATTGCCTTGA
- the cysZ gene encoding sulfate transporter CysZ, translating to MPAPVLSGPQYLREGLKLVLSPGLRLFVLLPLAINLVLFVGLIYLAGHQFSLWVDTLMPSLPQWLSFLSYILWPLFVVLVALMVFFTFTMLANVIAAPFNGFLAEKVEVVVRGTDDFPAFSWGELIAMIPRTLAREMRKLGYFLPRAIGLFILSFIPVVNIIAAPLWLLFGVWMMAIQYIDYPADNHKLGWNEMLAWLRQKRWQSMSFGGIVYLVLLIPVVNILMMPAAVAGATLFWVRERGAENLVAQR from the coding sequence ATGCCCGCCCCTGTTCTGTCCGGCCCGCAATACCTGCGCGAAGGCCTCAAACTGGTCCTCAGCCCAGGTCTGCGTCTGTTCGTGTTGTTGCCGCTGGCGATCAACCTGGTGCTGTTCGTCGGATTGATTTATCTGGCCGGCCACCAGTTCAGTCTGTGGGTCGACACGCTGATGCCGTCGCTGCCGCAATGGCTGAGTTTCCTCAGTTACATCCTCTGGCCACTGTTTGTAGTGCTGGTGGCGCTGATGGTGTTTTTTACCTTCACCATGCTGGCCAACGTGATCGCCGCGCCGTTCAACGGCTTTCTCGCCGAAAAAGTAGAAGTGGTGGTGCGCGGCACCGATGACTTCCCGGCCTTCAGCTGGGGCGAACTGATCGCCATGATCCCGCGCACCCTCGCCCGGGAAATGCGCAAACTCGGCTATTTCCTGCCGCGCGCGATCGGTCTGTTCATCCTCTCGTTCATTCCGGTGGTGAACATCATCGCCGCGCCGCTGTGGCTGTTGTTCGGCGTGTGGATGATGGCGATCCAGTACATCGACTACCCGGCGGACAACCACAAACTGGGCTGGAACGAAATGCTCGCCTGGCTGCGGCAGAAGCGCTGGCAGAGCATGAGTTTCGGCGGCATTGTCTATCTGGTGCTGCTGATTCCGGTGGTCAACATCCTGATGATGCCGGCGGCAGTGGCCGGGGCGACGTTGTTCTGGGTGCGTGAGCGGGGTGCGGAAAATCTGGTGGCCCAGCGCTAG
- a CDS encoding glutathione peroxidase, producing MSAFHDLKLTALDGQELPLAPFKGQVVLVVNVASKCGLTPQYAALENLYQQFKGKGFSVLGLPCNQFAGQEPGTEKEIQDFCSLNYGVTFPLSSKLEVNGHERHQLYRLLAGEGAEFPGDITWNFEKFLLGKDGRVLARFSPRTAPDDPTIVHAIEKALS from the coding sequence ATGAGTGCTTTTCACGACCTTAAGTTGACAGCCCTGGATGGTCAGGAGCTACCGCTGGCGCCGTTCAAGGGCCAAGTCGTGCTGGTGGTCAACGTCGCCTCCAAGTGCGGCTTGACGCCTCAGTACGCGGCGCTGGAAAACCTCTATCAGCAATTCAAAGGCAAAGGTTTCAGTGTACTGGGCCTGCCGTGTAACCAGTTCGCCGGTCAGGAACCGGGTACTGAAAAGGAAATTCAGGACTTCTGCAGCCTTAACTATGGTGTGACGTTTCCGTTGTCGAGCAAGCTTGAAGTCAACGGCCACGAGCGTCATCAGCTCTATCGTCTGCTGGCGGGCGAGGGTGCCGAGTTCCCCGGTGACATCACCTGGAATTTCGAGAAATTCCTGCTCGGCAAGGATGGCCGGGTGCTGGCGCGGTTCTCGCCGCGCACGGCGCCGGATGATCCGACCATTGTTCATGCGATTGAAAAAGCGCTGAGCTGA
- a CDS encoding peptidylprolyl isomerase — MLIAANKAVSIDYTLTNDAGEVIDSSAGGAPLVYLQGAGNIIPGLEKALEGKAVGDELEVSVEPEDAYGEYAAELVSTLSRSMFEGVDELEVGMQFHASAPDGQMQIVTIRDLDGDDVTVDGNHPLAGQRLNFKVKIVDIRDASQEEIAHGHVHGEGGHHH; from the coding sequence ATGCTGATCGCCGCCAATAAGGCTGTCTCCATCGACTATACCCTGACCAACGACGCTGGTGAGGTCATCGACAGCTCCGCCGGCGGCGCTCCGCTGGTCTACCTGCAAGGCGCAGGCAACATCATTCCAGGCCTGGAAAAAGCTCTGGAAGGCAAAGCTGTTGGTGACGAGCTGGAAGTTTCCGTTGAACCGGAAGACGCTTACGGCGAATACGCCGCTGAGCTGGTCAGCACCCTGAGCCGCAGCATGTTCGAAGGCGTTGACGAGCTGGAAGTCGGCATGCAGTTCCACGCTTCGGCGCCGGACGGCCAAATGCAAATCGTCACCATCCGTGACCTCGACGGCGACGACGTGACTGTCGACGGTAACCACCCACTGGCTGGTCAGCGCCTGAACTTCAAAGTGAAGATCGTTGACATTCGTGATGCCAGCCAGGAAGAAATCGCTCATGGCCACGTCCATGGCGAAGGTGGCCATCACCACTGA
- the trxB gene encoding thioredoxin-disulfide reductase: MSEVRHSRVIILGSGPAGYSAAVYAARANLKPLLITGMQAGGQLTTTTEVDNWPGDVHGLTGPALMERMREHAERFETEIVFDHINAVDFAAKPYTLTGDSATYTCDALIIATGASARYLGLPSEEAFMGKGVSACATCDGFFYRNKPVAVVGGGNTAVEEALYLANIASTVTLIHRRETFRAEKILIDKLNARVAEGKIILKLNANLDEVLGDNMGVTGARLKNNDGSFDEITVDGVFIAIGHTPNTSLFEGQLTLKDGYLVVHGGREGNATATSVEGIFAAGDVADHVYRQAITSAGAGCMAALDTERYLDGLQNASF, from the coding sequence ATGTCTGAAGTCCGTCATTCGCGAGTGATTATTCTCGGTTCCGGCCCTGCCGGTTACAGCGCTGCGGTATACGCGGCCCGTGCCAACCTCAAGCCACTGCTGATCACCGGCATGCAGGCTGGCGGTCAACTGACCACCACTACCGAAGTCGACAACTGGCCGGGCGACGTCCACGGTCTGACCGGTCCGGCACTGATGGAACGGATGCGCGAGCACGCCGAGCGTTTTGAAACCGAGATCGTTTTCGATCACATCAACGCCGTCGACTTCGCTGCCAAGCCTTACACCCTGACCGGCGACAGCGCGACTTACACCTGCGATGCGCTGATCATCGCCACTGGCGCCAGCGCTCGTTACCTGGGCCTGCCTTCGGAAGAAGCGTTTATGGGCAAAGGCGTTTCGGCCTGCGCGACCTGTGACGGTTTCTTCTACCGCAACAAGCCTGTTGCAGTAGTCGGCGGTGGCAACACCGCAGTTGAAGAAGCACTGTACCTGGCCAATATCGCCAGCACCGTGACCCTGATCCACCGTCGCGAAACCTTCCGCGCCGAGAAGATCCTGATCGACAAGCTCAACGCTCGCGTCGCCGAAGGCAAGATCATCCTCAAGTTGAACGCCAACCTCGACGAAGTCCTGGGCGACAACATGGGCGTGACGGGTGCGCGTCTGAAGAACAACGACGGCAGCTTCGATGAAATCACCGTTGACGGCGTGTTCATCGCCATCGGCCACACCCCGAACACTTCGCTGTTCGAAGGCCAGTTGACCCTGAAAGACGGTTATCTGGTGGTGCACGGCGGCCGTGAAGGCAATGCGACTGCGACCAGCGTCGAAGGCATCTTCGCCGCCGGTGACGTAGCTGACCACGTTTACCGTCAGGCGATCACCTCGGCCGGCGCCGGTTGCATGGCGGCACTGGACACCGAGCGTTACCTGGACGGTCTGCAGAACGCTTCGTTCTAA
- a CDS encoding NADH:flavin oxidoreductase, producing MPVQALFKPFHLGALELPTRVVMAPMTRSFSPGGVPNSKVIEYYRRRAAAGVGLIITEGTTVGHIASNGYPNVPQFFGEAPLAGWKKVVDAVHAEGGKIVPQLWHVGSVRRIGTEPDASVPGYGPSEKLKDGQVVVHGMSKQDIQDVIAAFAQAAKDAQSIGMDGVEIHGAHGYLIDQFFWEGSNQRSDEYGGSLANRSRFAIELIQAVRAAVGEGFPIIFRFSQWKQQDYTARLVQTPEALGEFLKPLSDAGVDIFHCSTRRFWEPEFDGSDLNLAGWTRQLTGKPTITVGSVGLDGEFLQFMVNTDKVAQPASLENLLERLNKEEFDLVAVGRALLVDPDWAQKVREGREQDILPFSREALMTLV from the coding sequence ATGCCTGTCCAAGCCTTGTTCAAACCGTTCCACCTCGGTGCCCTCGAACTGCCGACCCGTGTGGTCATGGCACCGATGACTCGCTCTTTCTCACCGGGTGGCGTGCCTAATTCGAAAGTCATCGAGTACTACCGTCGTCGCGCGGCGGCCGGTGTTGGCCTGATCATCACCGAAGGCACCACCGTCGGCCACATTGCCTCCAACGGTTACCCGAACGTGCCGCAATTCTTTGGTGAGGCGCCATTGGCCGGCTGGAAAAAAGTCGTCGACGCCGTTCACGCTGAAGGCGGCAAGATTGTTCCGCAGCTGTGGCATGTGGGCAGCGTGCGTCGCATCGGCACCGAGCCGGACGCCAGCGTGCCGGGTTATGGCCCGTCGGAAAAACTCAAGGATGGTCAGGTCGTGGTGCACGGCATGAGCAAACAAGACATCCAGGACGTGATCGCAGCCTTCGCCCAAGCGGCCAAAGACGCCCAAAGCATCGGCATGGACGGCGTGGAAATCCACGGTGCCCACGGTTACCTGATCGACCAGTTCTTCTGGGAAGGCAGCAACCAGCGCAGCGACGAATACGGCGGCAGCCTGGCCAACCGTTCGCGTTTCGCCATCGAACTGATTCAAGCCGTACGTGCAGCGGTCGGCGAAGGTTTCCCGATCATCTTCCGTTTCTCGCAATGGAAGCAGCAGGATTACACCGCGCGTCTGGTGCAAACCCCCGAAGCACTGGGCGAATTCCTCAAGCCGTTGTCTGACGCCGGCGTGGATATTTTCCACTGCTCGACGCGGCGTTTCTGGGAGCCAGAGTTTGACGGCTCCGATCTGAACCTGGCCGGCTGGACACGCCAACTGACCGGCAAACCTACGATTACTGTCGGTAGCGTGGGTCTGGACGGCGAGTTCCTGCAGTTCATGGTCAACACCGACAAGGTCGCGCAACCGGCCAGTCTGGAGAACCTGCTGGAGCGTTTGAACAAGGAGGAGTTCGATCTGGTGGCGGTAGGCCGTGCGCTACTGGTCGATCCGGATTGGGCGCAGAAAGTCCGCGAAGGGCGCGAACAGGATATTTTGCCGTTCAGCCGTGAGGCGTTGATGACGCTGGTTTAA
- a CDS encoding HopJ type III effector protein → MSDLNTLRTSLKSSEHAFADTLAFIAAGYDYQPQAFNNGGVESAAGQNEGSCKTLGLALLEGLSDEEALLAFGEHYRSVVATPEGSDHGNIRALIKHGLAGVKFTGQPLTRR, encoded by the coding sequence ATGAGTGACCTGAACACCCTGCGCACCAGCCTCAAAAGCAGCGAACACGCTTTCGCCGACACCCTGGCTTTCATTGCTGCGGGTTACGACTACCAGCCGCAAGCCTTCAACAACGGTGGCGTGGAAAGCGCCGCCGGGCAGAACGAAGGCTCGTGCAAGACCTTGGGTCTGGCATTGCTGGAAGGTTTGAGTGATGAAGAAGCGCTGTTGGCGTTTGGTGAGCATTACCGCTCGGTGGTCGCGACCCCTGAGGGCAGCGATCACGGCAATATCCGCGCGCTGATCAAGCACGGTCTGGCCGGCGTGAAATTCACCGGCCAACCCCTGACCCGCCGCTGA
- the pta gene encoding phosphate acetyltransferase produces the protein MQTFFIAPTDFGVGLTSISLGLVRTLERAGLKVGFFKPIAQPHPGDTGPERSTELVARTHGLKPPQPLGLAHVERMLGDGQLDELLEEIITLYQQAAIGKDVLVVEGMVPTRSASYAARVNLHLAKSLDAEVILVSAPENEVLAELSGRVELQAQLFGGPKDPKVLGVILNKVKTEESMDAFATRLKEHSPLLRSGDFRLLGCIPFQPELNAPRTRDVADLMGAQVLNAGDYETRRMTKIIICARTMRNTVELLKPGVLVVTPGDRDDIILAVSLAAINGVPLAGLLLTSDTLPDPRIMDLCRGALQAGLPVLSVSTGSYDTANLLNGLNKEIPIDDRERAEIITDFVASHLDAKWLHQRCGTPREMRLSPAVFRYQLIQRAQAANKRIVLPEGSEPFTVQAAAICQERGIARCVLLAKPADVEAVARAQGIVLPPGLEILDPDLIRERYVEPMVALRKTKSLNAPMAEQQLEDTVVIGTMMLALDEVDGLVSGVINTTANTIRPALQLIKTAPGCTLVSSVFFMLFPEEVLVYGDCVMNPHPSATELAEIALQSADSAAAFGITPRVAMISYSSGESATGEEVEKVREATLLAHEQQHSLLIDGPLQYDAAANAEVARQLAPNSQVAGRATVFVFPDLNTGNTTHKAVQRSADCVSLGPMLQGLRKPVNDLPRGAQVDDIVYTIALTAIQAANRPMDV, from the coding sequence ATGCAAACTTTTTTTATCGCACCCACCGATTTTGGCGTGGGTCTGACCTCCATCAGCCTCGGGCTGGTGCGTACGCTGGAGCGAGCGGGCCTGAAAGTCGGCTTCTTCAAACCGATTGCGCAGCCGCACCCGGGCGACACCGGCCCTGAACGCTCCACCGAACTGGTGGCGCGCACTCACGGCCTGAAACCACCGCAGCCGCTGGGCCTGGCCCACGTCGAGCGGATGCTCGGCGACGGTCAGCTCGATGAGTTGCTCGAAGAAATCATCACCCTGTATCAGCAAGCGGCCATCGGCAAAGACGTGCTGGTCGTTGAAGGCATGGTGCCGACCCGCAGCGCCAGCTACGCCGCGCGCGTCAACCTGCACTTGGCCAAGAGCCTCGATGCCGAGGTGATTCTGGTCTCGGCGCCGGAAAACGAAGTGCTCGCCGAACTGTCTGGCCGCGTCGAGTTGCAGGCGCAATTGTTCGGCGGGCCGAAAGACCCGAAAGTCCTCGGCGTGATCCTCAACAAGGTCAAGACCGAGGAGAGCATGGACGCCTTCGCCACCCGTCTGAAAGAGCATTCGCCGTTGCTGCGCAGCGGTGATTTCCGCTTGCTCGGCTGCATCCCGTTCCAACCCGAACTCAACGCACCACGCACCCGCGACGTCGCCGACCTGATGGGCGCGCAAGTGCTCAATGCCGGTGACTACGAAACCCGACGGATGACCAAGATCATCATTTGCGCACGCACCATGCGCAACACCGTCGAGCTGCTCAAGCCCGGCGTTTTGGTGGTGACGCCGGGGGATCGCGACGACATCATCCTCGCCGTCAGCCTGGCGGCGATCAACGGCGTGCCACTGGCCGGCCTGCTGCTGACCAGCGACACCTTGCCCGATCCACGCATCATGGACTTGTGCCGCGGCGCGTTGCAGGCAGGCTTGCCGGTGTTGTCGGTGAGCACCGGCTCCTACGACACCGCCAACCTGCTCAACGGTTTGAACAAGGAAATTCCGATCGATGACCGCGAGCGCGCGGAGATCATCACCGATTTCGTCGCCAGCCATCTCGACGCCAAATGGCTGCACCAGCGCTGCGGTACGCCACGGGAAATGCGCCTGTCGCCCGCCGTGTTCCGCTATCAGTTGATTCAGCGCGCGCAGGCGGCGAACAAGCGCATCGTCCTGCCCGAAGGCAGCGAGCCGTTCACCGTACAAGCGGCGGCCATCTGTCAGGAACGCGGGATCGCCCGTTGCGTGCTGCTGGCCAAACCTGCAGACGTCGAAGCCGTGGCCCGCGCCCAGGGTATCGTCTTGCCACCGGGGCTGGAGATTCTCGATCCGGACCTGATCCGCGAGCGCTACGTCGAGCCGATGGTCGCCCTGCGCAAAACCAAGAGCCTCAATGCGCCGATGGCCGAGCAGCAACTGGAAGACACCGTGGTGATCGGCACCATGATGCTCGCGCTGGATGAAGTCGACGGTCTGGTCTCGGGTGTGATCAACACCACCGCCAACACCATTCGCCCGGCCCTTCAGTTGATCAAGACGGCACCGGGTTGCACGCTGGTGTCGTCGGTGTTCTTCATGCTGTTCCCGGAAGAAGTGCTGGTGTATGGCGACTGCGTGATGAACCCGCACCCGAGCGCGACGGAACTGGCCGAGATTGCCCTGCAAAGCGCTGATTCGGCGGCGGCATTCGGCATCACCCCGCGCGTGGCGATGATCAGTTACTCCAGCGGCGAATCGGCCACGGGTGAAGAGGTCGAGAAAGTCCGCGAGGCCACCCTGCTCGCCCACGAGCAACAGCACTCGCTGCTGATCGACGGCCCGCTGCAATACGACGCCGCCGCCAACGCAGAAGTCGCCCGGCAACTGGCGCCGAACAGTCAGGTCGCCGGTCGCGCCACCGTGTTCGTGTTCCCGGATCTGAACACCGGCAACACCACCCACAAAGCCGTACAACGCAGCGCCGATTGCGTCAGCCTCGGGCCGATGCTGCAAGGCCTGCGCAAACCGGTGAACGACTTGCCGCGCGGCGCGCAGGTCGATGACATCGTCTACACCATCGCCCTCACGGCGATTCAAGCCGCCAACCGACCTATGGATGTGTAA